A region of bacterium DNA encodes the following proteins:
- a CDS encoding methyltransferase domain-containing protein, which yields MDTLSAIQAINHDSYGRIASLWDRTVKENYDFELHERCRNLFIRHLPGKRILEVGCGLGWDSHFFSLAGYDVTATDFQEEFIALTKSRNPGVKAQVMDMTIPAHFPEPFHGIYGFASFLHIPREQSEETLKRLAALLCDNGVFFLHHVRSNKGIIRYTQPRLLIDNNPAYCFCHSEDEMKQMLLNAGLSSIQFTGYSSGKSGGLSEELGLSPYQVLSFKK from the coding sequence ATGGATACCCTTTCGGCGATACAGGCGATAAATCATGATTCGTATGGGAGAATTGCCTCTCTCTGGGATAGAACGGTCAAGGAGAACTACGATTTCGAATTGCATGAGCGATGCAGGAACCTGTTCATCCGGCATCTGCCCGGAAAACGGATTCTTGAGGTGGGATGTGGCCTGGGATGGGACAGCCATTTTTTTTCGCTGGCCGGATACGATGTCACCGCCACCGATTTTCAGGAAGAATTCATTGCGCTGACCAAATCAAGGAATCCCGGTGTAAAGGCTCAGGTCATGGACATGACGATTCCGGCACACTTTCCCGAACCGTTTCATGGCATCTACGGATTCGCTTCTTTCCTCCATATTCCCCGCGAACAATCAGAAGAGACTTTAAAACGGCTGGCTGCCCTCCTGTGCGATAACGGCGTCTTTTTTCTGCACCATGTCCGGTCGAACAAGGGGATCATTCGGTACACACAGCCCCGACTGCTCATCGATAATAATCCGGCGTACTGTTTTTGTCACTCTGAAGATGAAATGAAACAAATGCTTCTCAACGCAGGATTGTCTTCAATCCAGTTTACCGGATATTCGTCGGGGAAAAGCGGCGGTCTTTCTGAGGAATTGGGATTGTCTCCGTATCAGGTGCTATCCTTTAAAAAATAA
- a CDS encoding SUMF1/EgtB/PvdO family nonheme iron enzyme, with translation MYNRLHVSALVPLVFSFFMITIIHPADSANFDRDPHYKYPSSAAPYIPERHKPRQYVIYRAVGPVVVDGSLDETSWANAEWTNRFDHILSTRGYTKPFLATRVKMLWDNDRIYFAAVLEEPNLVGHIAENDTVVCGDNDFEIFIDSDDDAQNYIELEFNILGTVWDMFFHKEFHRGGLPMSWPQHFYNRPYSLPWDLEGLRAAVRVDGSINYPLDTDRGWTIEVSIPWKSLDETNMSRGKLSRNGTCMRIGFSRVQYQWPRNVWPITDFDHKGSCWDWTWTPNLAYDMHVPESWGRVILSDRTVIDPKDPELENSFPFTEAPLSKRKPNVGDMVKIKGGTYTIGPDNTDPEDSPKGTVTVEDFYIDRYEVTTGDYARFLNVGGNDTHYMEDMADPDFCGIVKNGEGKYSVVPGKEYYPVVYMRPESAQAYAVWAGKRLPTEYEWEIAARGKEARLYPWGNEPPNPERVNFDHHVGHTTPVGSYEKGKTPEGVYDMAGNVWEVLEGNWTEYPWGKKIAGMPEGRQLMRGGSWVTPPANIGSTYRSAMRYSGWAAMIGFRCAKDAR, from the coding sequence ATGTATAATCGTCTTCATGTCTCAGCGCTGGTTCCGCTTGTTTTTTCATTTTTCATGATTACCATCATTCATCCGGCGGATTCTGCCAACTTCGACCGTGATCCTCACTATAAATACCCATCGAGCGCCGCGCCCTATATCCCGGAACGTCACAAACCGCGGCAGTATGTCATTTACCGGGCGGTCGGGCCTGTTGTCGTCGACGGCTCACTGGATGAAACGAGCTGGGCAAACGCCGAATGGACAAACAGGTTCGATCATATCCTTTCGACGCGGGGTTATACGAAACCGTTTCTCGCAACCCGGGTGAAAATGCTCTGGGATAACGACCGCATTTACTTTGCGGCCGTACTGGAAGAACCGAACCTTGTCGGCCATATTGCGGAGAACGATACGGTGGTATGCGGCGACAACGACTTCGAGATATTCATCGATAGTGATGACGATGCGCAGAATTACATCGAGCTTGAATTCAACATTCTGGGAACGGTCTGGGACATGTTTTTCCATAAGGAATTCCACCGCGGCGGTCTTCCCATGAGCTGGCCGCAGCACTTTTACAACCGGCCGTACAGCCTGCCCTGGGACCTCGAGGGACTGCGCGCTGCGGTACGTGTGGACGGGAGCATCAACTATCCCCTCGACACCGACCGGGGATGGACGATCGAGGTGTCGATCCCCTGGAAATCGCTCGACGAGACAAACATGAGCAGGGGAAAACTCAGCCGGAACGGTACATGCATGAGAATCGGATTCAGCCGTGTTCAGTACCAATGGCCGCGCAATGTATGGCCTATTACGGATTTCGATCACAAGGGCTCGTGCTGGGACTGGACATGGACACCCAATCTCGCCTACGACATGCATGTCCCCGAGTCATGGGGACGTGTTATCCTGTCCGACCGGACGGTCATCGATCCCAAAGACCCGGAGCTCGAAAACTCGTTTCCATTCACCGAAGCACCCCTGTCAAAACGGAAGCCGAATGTCGGTGACATGGTCAAAATCAAAGGCGGTACCTATACGATAGGCCCGGACAACACCGACCCCGAAGATTCTCCCAAAGGCACCGTCACCGTGGAAGATTTCTACATCGACCGTTACGAAGTCACCACAGGCGATTATGCCCGGTTTCTCAACGTAGGGGGGAACGATACCCACTACATGGAGGATATGGCGGATCCCGACTTCTGCGGCATCGTCAAAAACGGCGAAGGGAAGTATAGTGTCGTTCCGGGGAAAGAATACTACCCTGTCGTCTATATGCGGCCAGAATCGGCGCAGGCGTATGCGGTATGGGCGGGAAAGCGTCTTCCCACGGAATACGAATGGGAGATCGCCGCGCGGGGAAAAGAAGCCCGTCTCTATCCCTGGGGGAATGAGCCGCCAAATCCGGAGCGGGTGAATTTCGACCACCATGTCGGTCATACGACCCCGGTCGGCTCGTACGAAAAGGGGAAAACTCCCGAGGGAGTGTATGACATGGCAGGCAATGTATGGGAGGTGCTCGAAGGAAACTGGACCGAATATCCCTGGGGCAAAAAAATCGCCGGAATGCCGGAAGGCAGGCAGCTCATGCGCGGAGGGTCATGGGTGACCCCGCCGGCGAACATCGGGAGCACGTACAGAAGCGCGATGAGGTACTCCGGCTGGGCGGCGATGATCGGATTCAGATGCGCAAAGGATGCACGGTAA